GTGTGAACACCCCCGGCTCCTACTTCTGCCGCTGCAGGCAGGGCTTCGTGCTGCAGGCGGACCAGCAGAGCTGCAAGAAGGTGTCCACCCACGACGATGACGCCTTCGAGGCGCGAGATCTTGAGAACGATATCGATGACATGGATCCGGAGGTGGCAACGAGACTGCAGAAGATCGAACGCTCGCTGGCCAATGAGCGGGTGCACACCAATGAGCTGCAAAAGTCCCTACAGGCCACATACAGTGTGGTGGACACGCTCCAGACGAGGCTGAGCACCCTGGTACGTAATGGTCATATCCGGGGCGTACTCTTATTGATTCTCCTGATCCTTTCTCCACAGGAAAAGCAAGCCCAGGACGTGAGTCGGCTCCAGACGAATCTGTACAAGACGGAGTCGCGGACCAACAAGCTGGAGGGGATGCTCAATCTTCTTCTCAAGTGCCGAAACGGCCCCAATGCCAACTGTCCCTAGGGGCCGACGAGAGGGCACAAAGAACTGCATTTTTTTTACGAAAATctaatataaattaaatgtttagTTAATTTAATTGTCTATTCTGTTCACCATGCTCCTGCTTGTAAGCCATTCCCGAATGCGAGTGCCTCTGTAGTCTCTAGAATCAGCGCCAGAACACCTAGTACTTAAGCGATGAACGTGTCATAAGTGTATTACGATCTGAGGATTTATGTAGTTGTAACCGTCTCCACTGCTCCGctcccatgtgtgtgtgtgtgtcagtgtttagttttttttttttgcatgtatCTGTATATAATTATAATGTATATGAGAAATTCATTGCacaaataaatgcattttcaaattCATGTCACTGTTTTAATAGAATTATATCCTTGACACCCATTTacttttaaacaatttcaatttggcgCGCAGATGTGTAGTTACCGTGTAATTACCATGTACAACAATGTACATTTTGATTGACCCTTTTTTCTTTAACTTGTATCTTATAAAAGATTCAATAGTCCTTAAAAGTAAGAAAATTTACCCATTAACCGTACACAATTATATATTTAGGGCTGAGGGTCCTATTGAGCTAGTAATATTTAAccaaatatcaaaaacgaggaatatgatttccCATCTTGGAAAAAGGACGATTAGTCCACTGTCGACCAGGATTATTAAAATACACTCCACGAAAATGATGAATCACGAAGAATTTTAGAGCAATTTAGGTAAAAGATGTCGTAGTCTTTTTTTATGAAAAGATAAAGAATAGAACCGCAGTTGAACCCAAGATATTGTCCTTTTTGACTAAAGGGGGTTTAAGTGGGTTAAGTTGatttttttcatcggtatattttgaaaatgagacggtatatttcggtatatttctgagggtcagacggtatatttgatcgatCACACtgtatacaaataaaatggaaaacaatggAATTATTTTATCAGCGCTTGATTGTGTCGCGACCCGTATAATCCGACCATTAGTGGGTCGACATTGAAGACAGATTTAGATCTGCATCTGCTGATTACCCACATCCCCCAGAAAGAAGTGACGTCACAGGGAAAACAAGTGCTAACTGCGCAgcgcaacaaaaacaaagaagtcTCTCGGACCTACGACACAGCCACGGaaacgggcacgggcacgggcacgggtgGAGAGAGTGTTCTTATACGCCCAACAGCGcagtttcacttttaatttggAGCAGGTACAaagtgcagcagctgcagcagcggcgatGACTGGCGACCAGAAGCTGCCACTGAAGCAGGCCGAGGTGTCGGTGCAACGATTCCAAGATACGGCCGTGCCCCACCATCTGGGCCTGCTGAAGAACCACCGCAGCAACATCGAGAAGAGCCTGGCCCTAGGCGACTGGCAGAAGATCAAGCGGGAGGAGCTCAACGCCATGCGCGTTATCAAGCAAATCAAGAATCTCTTGCTCGAAATGGACGCGCTGCGGGAGAAGGTGCGCGAGGAGGACCTGGAGCGCTTCGACGAACTGATGCGTCCGGGCAAGGAGAAGGCCTTCGCAGGCATGAAATACTTTGCGGGTACGGGTGAATCGTCTTTACATCTCTCTCAAGGACATctcatcttttttttgtttggcttgcaGAACTGCAGCTCAAATCTCCCACCTCAACACTGGGATCGCAGTACGatgaggagcaggaggacaatcagctgcagcacgCGGACATTGGCAATTTGCAAGCCCACCAACACATGCCCCAGCTGCAGGTCAACTTCCAGCTGGAGGAGCATCAACTGGCCCAGCGGCAGGCCTGTCTTGACCAAATGGAGAATCTTCAGCAGGAAATCTCCGACTTGCATGGCATGTTCAACGGCATGCGACAGCTGACTGCCGAGCAGTCTGTGGCTGTTAAGAACATAGCCGACAACGCCGAAGAGGCTCTGGAGAACGTGCAGGCAGGCGAACGG
The sequence above is a segment of the Drosophila pseudoobscura strain MV-25-SWS-2005 chromosome X, UCI_Dpse_MV25, whole genome shotgun sequence genome. Coding sequences within it:
- the Syx17 gene encoding syntaxin-17: MTGDQKLPLKQAEVSVQRFQDTAVPHHLGLLKNHRSNIEKSLALGDWQKIKREELNAMRVIKQIKNLLLEMDALREKVREEDLERFDELMRPGKEKAFAGMKYFAELQLKSPTSTLGSQYDEEQEDNQLQHADIGNLQAHQHMPQLQVNFQLEEHQLAQRQACLDQMENLQQEISDLHGMFNGMRQLTAEQSVAVKNIADNAEEALENVQAGERSLRSALTYKKAMYPVMGALLGTCVGGPIGMVAGLKAGGLAAVGCGILGFTGGSVLKANPNVMHGNIEEQQAETDGDTTSERLELKEKPE